The genomic interval CAAGCCATTTTTAAACATGTCTCGATCCGCCGCACAAATTCGAACAGTGCCTGTCAGGTTTTGCACAATTATGCGCATCACGTGCAGACAGCTCTGCTGCGTAACAAAGACCAAGCGTTGCTTGCACAAGCGCTGTAATCTAAGACTTTTTTAACATAGCTCAATCATTACGAACCGTCCAGCAACAAGGAAAAGAAATCTTGCGCCTTGATTGAGTTAGAACAATTTGTGAAAACTTATGCTTAAATCATTGTAACGCGACCAAATTGTTTCAGAGGAAAAACACTGTTAAAAAACAGCTTCCGTCTGTATTAAAATGCACCAGTTAATAAACAGCGTTATGCACCAAAATAATGAAATTTTTATGACTCTGCATCAAAAGAAGGCAAGCAAAACGTTTCGATAAAAATAAAACATTTCTGCGAGCGTTTACATCAAGAATATATGCAACAATTTATCGCTTCGTTTATAAGGATAAATATTCACCAACTTTCAGTATCCTGAAAGAATGATTAACTGGTGCTAAATTATTTAGCGCGTCAGTTAACTCCCGCACAGGTTCATCCAGGGCTTCATCTGCCAGTTCAAACACGCCCCAGTGAATGGGGAACGCCAGAGGGCAACCCAGCTGCTGCCACAATGCCACCGCAGATTGCGGATCCATATGATGGACAGCCATGAACCATCGTGGGGAATAGGCACCTATCGGTAACGCGGCAGCATCGATATGGCCCAGGCGTTCAGGTATCAACAGCAGCTCGGGCGAATACCCCGTATCACCGCTGAACCAGAAACGATGATGTCGACCTTCCATAACCCAGCCGCACCATAATGAGCGATTGCGGTTCCATGGCGTGCGCATACTCCAGTGCTGTGCCGGTACGGCGCTCAGCGTCATCCCCTGCCAGGTGAAGCTCTGCCACCAGTCGAGCTCAACCACGCGTTTTGCGCCCCGGCGGCGAAACCAGCCGGCCAGTCCCAGCGGAACAAAAAAACTGACATCGGGGAAGCGTTTGAGAATACGGCGAATGGTGGCATCATCAAGATGATCGTAATGATTATGGGAGATGACGACTGCATCAAGCTGATGAAGTTGATCGACTGACAGCGCAGGAGGCGTTTTGCGCTGTGGTCCCAGGAAAGGCAGTGGAGATGCGCGTCGTGAAAACACCGGATCGGTAAGGATGATATTGCCGTCCAGCTGCAGCAACACGCTCGCGTGTCCGAGCCACCACACCCCATCTTCATGAGATTGCGTAAGCTCTACAGGTTGCCACCAATGTTGAATAAAGTCTTCATAACCCAGCGCGGGCGGCTTTGGAAAACCGGCCTCTTTACGCGCTTTACGCCAACGGTCAAGGTCGCCGGGTTGATGTCCGACAGGAGTGGTATTACGAAAACCGTCCGGGGTGTGATGTTTCAGGGAGGGGTCATACCAGGGATTTTTCCAGACCACAGCCACCTCCCAGCATAAAAAGATTAACGCTCAGCCACCAGGCGGATAAAGTCATCTTCGTCTTTGTTATCTTCAGCGACCGCGTCTTTCGGCACGTCTTTCTCTTCCGGTTCGTTAGCCTCACACAGACGGCGTAGCAGCGCATTCTGACGTTTTTGCTGATCGAGCAGCGCTTCCAGCAGTTCAATCTGCTCGTTAGTCCGGGAACTGGCGCGGTTCACGAAAAACCAAATGACCAGACCCACAAGCAGAACAACCAAAGAAATCATCAGGGATGCCATATTCAGCAGCCCTGAATTCAGTAACTCACCCATTTCACCACCTCAATAAAAACGTCTATTTTACCACTGGCGCGGAGGAAGGAAATCACCTTGAGAAAAAATG from Enterobacter sp. JBIWA008 carries:
- a CDS encoding MBL fold metallo-hydrolase, which gives rise to MVWKNPWYDPSLKHHTPDGFRNTTPVGHQPGDLDRWRKARKEAGFPKPPALGYEDFIQHWWQPVELTQSHEDGVWWLGHASVLLQLDGNIILTDPVFSRRASPLPFLGPQRKTPPALSVDQLHQLDAVVISHNHYDHLDDATIRRILKRFPDVSFFVPLGLAGWFRRRGAKRVVELDWWQSFTWQGMTLSAVPAQHWSMRTPWNRNRSLWCGWVMEGRHHRFWFSGDTGYSPELLLIPERLGHIDAAALPIGAYSPRWFMAVHHMDPQSAVALWQQLGCPLAFPIHWGVFELADEALDEPVRELTDALNNLAPVNHSFRILKVGEYLSL
- a CDS encoding YebO family protein, with protein sequence MGELLNSGLLNMASLMISLVVLLVGLVIWFFVNRASSRTNEQIELLEALLDQQKRQNALLRRLCEANEPEEKDVPKDAVAEDNKDEDDFIRLVAER